From a single Georhizobium profundi genomic region:
- a CDS encoding putative bifunctional diguanylate cyclase/phosphodiesterase — MVKVLSCLVIDHDLRFVLLAALICLAGCMIAIRLFSRVRRSEGGRRYAWLFLASFLAGATIWTTHFTAMMGFDPGVPHGYEPQSTFLSLLIGVAATFGGFFITALGRETYLAEAGGAILGLGVGAMHYSGVKAYQLQGSIAWDDNLVIASLVIGALFGALSMNRAVRPVTRFCRYGSVAALILAICGTHFTAMGAMTVIPDAGAFRPEMLIPQSILAFGVVSIMVLVLATGAAIHFIDVQTQNEAVDRYRHLALHDPLTSLPNRAYLNSKLESLTDDRAVDAARTAFFAFDLDRFKLVNDVHGHAAGDVLLRELAARIQRMMKPGEFLARVGGDEFVAVKSGIYTKAEASQFADAIVAAVCEPFPYDEHLLSIGASIGISIFPIDGQKPEELLTKADLAMYRAKSIDGPSVCFYDKSMDEGQRSRRALAVSLRQAVAKGELELYYQPQNDAATRQLVGFEALLRWNHPERGMVSPGEFIPIAEESGLICEIGEWVLREACREASTWAQPYRIAVNVAPLQLAQTNLPTIVHEALLNSGLGASRLELEITETGIIEDQTRALHVIRQLKSLGVRIAMDDYGTGYSSLATLKNFPFDKIKIDRSFVDGVNTDRQAAAIVRATIILGSSLDIPVLAEGVESEEHLAFLNAEGCHEVQGFYFGRPLAKKALDVMLAENAPKAEQLVIDLPEAIIPAKPLRQKVA; from the coding sequence ATGGTCAAAGTTCTCTCCTGCCTGGTTATCGATCACGATCTTCGCTTCGTGCTTTTGGCAGCTCTCATCTGCCTCGCAGGATGCATGATTGCCATCCGGCTGTTTTCGCGTGTTCGTCGCTCGGAGGGTGGCAGGCGCTATGCCTGGCTGTTTCTGGCGAGCTTCCTGGCCGGAGCGACGATCTGGACGACCCATTTTACCGCGATGATGGGCTTCGACCCCGGCGTGCCACACGGCTACGAGCCGCAGTCGACCTTTCTCTCGCTGCTGATCGGCGTCGCAGCGACCTTCGGTGGCTTTTTCATCACGGCGCTCGGACGCGAGACATACCTCGCGGAAGCGGGTGGAGCGATCCTGGGCCTCGGCGTTGGCGCCATGCACTATTCCGGCGTCAAGGCTTATCAACTTCAGGGATCCATTGCCTGGGACGACAACCTCGTCATCGCCTCGCTGGTGATCGGTGCCCTATTCGGCGCGCTTTCCATGAACCGCGCCGTGCGTCCGGTCACGCGCTTCTGCCGCTATGGCAGTGTCGCAGCATTGATCCTGGCAATTTGCGGCACCCACTTCACCGCCATGGGCGCGATGACGGTCATCCCCGATGCCGGCGCGTTCCGCCCAGAAATGCTGATCCCTCAATCGATCCTGGCGTTTGGCGTCGTCTCTATCATGGTGCTGGTGCTCGCGACGGGCGCCGCCATTCACTTCATCGACGTGCAAACGCAGAACGAAGCTGTCGATCGTTATCGCCACCTTGCTCTCCATGACCCGCTGACGAGCCTGCCGAACCGCGCCTACCTCAACTCCAAGCTCGAAAGTCTGACAGACGACAGGGCTGTTGACGCGGCGCGCACCGCCTTCTTCGCCTTCGACCTCGACCGTTTCAAGCTCGTCAACGATGTGCACGGCCATGCCGCTGGTGACGTGCTCCTGCGAGAACTGGCAGCCCGCATCCAGCGCATGATGAAGCCCGGTGAGTTCCTGGCCCGAGTAGGCGGCGATGAATTCGTGGCGGTCAAGTCGGGCATCTACACAAAGGCCGAAGCGAGCCAGTTCGCCGATGCGATCGTCGCTGCGGTCTGCGAGCCCTTCCCCTATGACGAGCACCTGCTCTCGATCGGGGCGAGCATCGGCATCAGCATCTTCCCGATCGATGGCCAGAAGCCGGAAGAATTGCTGACCAAGGCCGATCTGGCCATGTATCGCGCCAAGTCGATCGATGGGCCATCCGTGTGCTTCTACGACAAGTCCATGGACGAGGGCCAGCGCTCGCGGCGCGCGCTTGCCGTCAGTCTTCGACAGGCTGTGGCGAAGGGAGAGCTTGAGCTCTACTATCAGCCACAGAACGATGCCGCGACGCGCCAGCTTGTCGGGTTTGAGGCCCTGCTGCGGTGGAACCACCCGGAACGTGGCATGGTGTCACCAGGCGAGTTCATCCCGATTGCCGAGGAATCGGGCCTGATCTGCGAAATTGGCGAATGGGTGCTGCGCGAGGCCTGCCGTGAGGCATCGACCTGGGCTCAGCCCTACCGCATTGCCGTCAATGTCGCGCCGTTGCAGTTAGCTCAGACCAACCTGCCGACAATTGTCCACGAGGCACTTTTGAACTCCGGTCTCGGCGCTTCGCGACTGGAGCTCGAGATCACGGAAACGGGCATCATCGAGGATCAGACCCGCGCGCTTCACGTCATCCGACAGCTGAAGAGCCTTGGCGTGCGGATCGCCATGGATGACTACGGCACAGGCTACTCGTCCCTCGCGACGCTTAAGAACTTCCCGTTCGACAAGATTAAGATCGATCGGTCCTTCGTCGATGGCGTCAATACGGATCGACAGGCCGCAGCCATCGTGCGCGCGACGATCATTCTCGGATCGAGCCTCGACATTCCGGTGCTTGCCGAGGGCGTCGAATCAGAGGAACACCTCGCCTTCCTCAACGCCGAAGGCTGCCACGAGGTCCAGGGCTTCTATTTCGGACGCCCCCTCGCCAAGAAGGCGCTCGACGTCATGCTGGCGGAGAACGCTCCCAAGGCGGAGCAGTTGGTCATCGACCTGCCGGAAGCGATCATTCCCGCCAAGCCTCTCCGGCAGAAGGTCGCCTGA